CTTCCCGCAGAAATGCCGGGAATCTTCAAGATATACCCCGCTTTCATGGCCGTAACTTTCTGGTGTTATTCATGGGCTCTGGACAGTTACGTGCTGATTGTTCCCGCGTGCCTGTGCCTGTGGCTGATGTTCAGGAGCAGTTCACGGAGGGAGTTCTGGGGCTGGATGCTGTGGGGGCTGTTCTGCGTGAGCGGTGCATTCTTCAGGAGTGCGGTCTGCAGGGTGCTGATGAGAGCTTATGCCGACATCGGCTACTACAAAGCCTACGATATAGCGCGTACCCTGAACGAAGTCGGCATTATAATTCTGGGAATAGTAATCTGCGTTGAACTCAGGCGCATATACAGAGAGGCAAGCTCATGAAGAAAGTTCTCATCATAGGAGCAGGCCCGGCCGGCCTCACAGCAGCATACGAAATTCTACGTACGGGGGGGGGGACTACACTGTAACAGTCTTTGAGGAGAGCACGTACATGGGCGGCATCTCCCGCACCGTCTGCCACAACGGCAACCGCATGGACATGGGCGGACATCGCTTCTTCTCGAAGGTTCAGGCCGTCAACGACTGGTGGCAGAACATGATGCCCTCTCAGGGTGCACTGCCTTACGACGACAGAACGCTCGGCCGCACTTCACAGCTCACGCCCGGAGGCCCGGACCCGGAACAGACTGACCGCGTCATGCTCCGGCGTAACAGGCTCAGCCGTATATTCTTCAACCGCAAGTTCTTCGACTACCCAATCTCGATGAAGCCCGCAACAATCCGAAACATGGGGCTTTTCACAACGATAGCAGCAGGGTTCAGCTACCTCAAGGCCGCAATGTTCAAGCGCGAGGAAAAATCCCTTGAGGACTTCTACATCAACAGGTTCGGCTATAAGCTCTACAGCATGTTTTTCGAGAACTACACGCTGAACTTGTGGGGAAGGCATCCGCGCGACATTTCCCCTGAATGGGGAGCACAGAGAGTTAAGGGACTCTCAATCACCGCAATACTCCGCGACATCTTCGGGAAAATCTTTCACCTGCATTACCGCAAGGTAGAGACCTCGTTAATCGAGGAGTTCTCTTACCCGAAATTAGGGCCCGGCCAGCTTTGGGAGATTACGGCCGACGAAATTACACGCATGGGCGGAAAAATTATCACCGGCGCAAAGGTTACAGGCCTCAAGTTGTCAGGGCAAAACATCACTGGGCTGATGTACCAGAAAGACGGGCAGGAGTTCACGGAAGCGGGAGGCGTTGTGATTTCCTCAATGCCCGTCAAAGACTTGGTCGGCGGAATGAACGGCGTACCGTCGGAAATCGCGGAGATTGCTTCCGGCCTGCCGTACAGGGACTATATGACGCTCGGAGTCCTCGTGAAGAAACTTGCCCTCCGCAACGAAACCAGCATCAAGACGCTCAGCGGCATAATCCCCGACAACTGGATATATGTCCATGACAAGAGCGTGAAGATGGGGCGTATTCAGGTCTTCAACAACTGGTCGCCGTACATGGTCAAGGACATTGAACATTCCGTGTGGCTCGGCCTCGAGTACTTCTGCAGTGAGGGAGACTCCTTGTGGAGCATGACTGATGAGGAGTTCGCGGAGCTGGGCATAACCGAGATGCTCAGGATGGGGCTCATCGCTTCGCGTGATGATGTTCTCGACACCCACGCCGAACGAGTCAGAAAGGCTTATCCCGCCTACTTCGACACGTATGCGCGCATGGACGAACTCCGCGCGTGGCTCGACGGCATCGCTAACCTCTACTGCATCGGCCGCAACGGACAGCACCGCTACAACAACATTGACCACTCGATGTGCACGGCTTTCGAGGCGGTGAGGTGCGTCCTCTCAGGAAGCACGGACAAATCCCCGGTCTGGAACGTCAACACCGAGAAGGAATACCACGAGAGCAAATAACTTTGTCCCCTCTGAATTATCAGGGGGGAATTTTTCTGCTACAATCTGCATGCATAATTCCAAGCGGAAAGAGGTAGTACATTTGAAGAAGTTACTAGCAGCTATGTTTGTGCTTGCCCTCGCGGCCTCGTGTTCGTGGGCAGACACATCGATAGACAGCACAGTTTTCCCTGATCCTGCATTCAGGGAAGTCGTCAAGAACATTGACCCCAATCGTGACGAAACACTCACGGACAGCGAGATTGCTTCTGTTAGTGCGGTCTACGCATCCGGCTTAGGTATCTCTTCGCTGAAGGGCATAGAGGTTTTCACCGCCATAACAAGGCTGGAATGTGCCAGCAACGATATCGCGGCTCTTGACCTCAGCAGCAACGATCTCCTCGAGACTCTCGTCTGCAACAACAACAAACTTGCCGCCCTCGACGTGAGCAGATGCCCGAGCCTCAAGGAGCTGTACTGTTCTGTCAACAGTCTCGACATCCTCAACGTAAGCCACAACACAGCTCTTGTGTCGCTCGACTGCGCCTCGAACAGGCTCTCCGCTATCGACCTCTCGTGGAACTCCGAGCTTGAGTACCTCGATGTCAGCGGCAACAACATCACCTCCCTGAACCTCAGCAAGAATCCCGCCTTGAAGTACCTCATCTGCAGAGACCTCAACCTTGCGGCGAACGGCCTCAACGTCAGCGGCCTTCCTGAGCTCCGGCGTTTGTGGTGCTGGAACGACGGGCTGACTTCGCTCGATCTGTCGGGGCAGGCCTCCCTCGTAGAGCTTCTCTGCTACGGCAACAATTTTGCTTCACCGGTTAACGTCAGCACGTTCCTCAGCGGAAGCGATTTCTTCTCTGGTGTCGAAAGCACCGACAGAATCAGCAATGTTACGGCACTTGACGCTTCGGGAAAGCCGGTTACGTTCTTAGGCTTCGGCTCGGCGGAGAAATTTAGTGCTACTCCGGCGTTTGTGCGCTACGATTACGACACAGGCAGCGAGAACGTCAAGCTGAGCGTTACACAGCAGACAGACGAAGCTCCTAAGACGCTCGCTTCATGCTCCAACGGAGTCTTTCAGGGCACGTCAGAAGGCAGCATCCTGATGTGGAAGGGCATACCCTACGCGAAACAGCCCGTA
This window of the Synergistaceae bacterium genome carries:
- a CDS encoding NAD(P)/FAD-dependent oxidoreductase yields the protein MGGISRTVCHNGNRMDMGGHRFFSKVQAVNDWWQNMMPSQGALPYDDRTLGRTSQLTPGGPDPEQTDRVMLRRNRLSRIFFNRKFFDYPISMKPATIRNMGLFTTIAAGFSYLKAAMFKREEKSLEDFYINRFGYKLYSMFFENYTLNLWGRHPRDISPEWGAQRVKGLSITAILRDIFGKIFHLHYRKVETSLIEEFSYPKLGPGQLWEITADEITRMGGKIITGAKVTGLKLSGQNITGLMYQKDGQEFTEAGGVVISSMPVKDLVGGMNGVPSEIAEIASGLPYRDYMTLGVLVKKLALRNETSIKTLSGIIPDNWIYVHDKSVKMGRIQVFNNWSPYMVKDIEHSVWLGLEYFCSEGDSLWSMTDEEFAELGITEMLRMGLIASRDDVLDTHAERVRKAYPAYFDTYARMDELRAWLDGIANLYCIGRNGQHRYNNIDHSMCTAFEAVRCVLSGSTDKSPVWNVNTEKEYHESK